From the Accumulibacter sp. genome, one window contains:
- the darG gene encoding type II toxin-antitoxin system antitoxin DNA ADP-ribosyl glycohydrolase DarG produces the protein MIEYRSGDILKSEAEALVNTVNCVGVMGRGIALQFKNAFPENFKAYAAACKRAQAQPGRMFVFETGQLTPPRYIINFPTKRHWRGKSRIEDIDAGLAALVAEIRARRIRSIALPPLGSGLGGLDWTAEVRPRVEAALRPLDDVQILVYEPNGAPASDTMHHRREVPQMTAGRAALVELMHRYLGGLLDPFVTLLEVHKLMYFLQEAGEPLRLRYKAAPYGPYAENLRHVLHAIEGHLLAGYDDGGDAPNKALALVPGAVEEAAAFLAEHGPTRERFERVASLVEGFESPFGLELLSTVHWVMRHESVHTLPDVVARTYAWNDRKRQFTPRQIGIAAEVLTAKGWVAPLTEQVSA, from the coding sequence ATGATCGAATACCGCAGCGGCGACATCCTGAAGAGCGAGGCGGAAGCGCTCGTCAACACGGTCAATTGTGTGGGGGTGATGGGGCGAGGCATCGCGCTGCAGTTCAAGAACGCCTTTCCGGAGAACTTCAAGGCCTACGCGGCTGCGTGCAAGCGCGCGCAGGCGCAGCCGGGCCGCATGTTCGTCTTCGAGACCGGGCAGCTCACGCCGCCGCGCTACATCATCAACTTCCCCACCAAGCGTCACTGGCGCGGCAAGAGCCGCATCGAGGACATCGACGCCGGCCTTGCGGCGCTGGTCGCCGAGATCCGTGCCCGGCGCATCCGCTCGATTGCGCTGCCGCCGCTCGGCAGCGGTCTGGGCGGCCTCGATTGGACGGCCGAGGTACGTCCGCGGGTCGAGGCGGCACTGCGCCCGCTCGACGACGTGCAGATCCTCGTCTACGAACCCAATGGGGCGCCGGCGTCCGACACCATGCACCACCGCCGCGAGGTCCCGCAGATGACCGCGGGGCGGGCGGCGCTGGTGGAGCTGATGCACCGATATCTCGGCGGTTTGCTCGATCCCTTCGTCACGCTGCTCGAAGTGCACAAGCTGATGTACTTCCTCCAGGAGGCGGGCGAACCGCTGCGCTTGCGCTACAAGGCCGCGCCGTACGGCCCCTATGCCGAGAACCTGCGTCACGTGCTGCACGCGATCGAAGGGCACCTGCTCGCCGGTTACGACGACGGCGGCGATGCGCCCAACAAGGCGTTGGCGCTGGTGCCGGGCGCGGTGGAGGAAGCCGCGGCATTTCTTGCCGAGCACGGACCGACGCGCGAGCGCTTCGAGCGGGTCGCGTCCCTGGTGGAAGGCTTCGAATCGCCGTTTGGCCTGGAACTGCTGTCCACCGTGCATTGGGTCATGCGCCACGAATCGGTGCACACGCTGCCCGACGTGGTCGCGCGAACCTACGCCTGGAACGACCGCAAGCGACAGTTCACGCCGCGGCAGATCGGCATTGCGGCCGAGGTGCTGACGGCCAAGGGTTGGGTGGCGCCACTGACGGAGCAAGTTTCGGCGTGA
- a CDS encoding PDDEXK nuclease domain-containing protein, whose translation MSAATAATAASVPVEAAFAAVVGLIEAARGRAWQAVNTELIELYWRIGDYLHHRIEADGWAQGTVVQLAAYIAQRVPGLRGFSPQNLWRMRQFFEAYRDDPGLSPLVRVLPWTHNLIILGQAKRPEEREFYLRMAVEQRWGKRELERQLRLGAFEQAVLAPPKLSPAVRQTHGDHVAGAFKDVYAVEFLNLPDPHTEADLHRGLLAQLRAFLIELGRDFCFVGSGFPLQVGGRDFALDLLFFHRGLNCLIAIELKVDRFEPEHLGKLNFYLEALDRDVRKPHENPAIGLLLCASKDSEVVEYALSRTLSPALVAEYRTQLPDKQMLAAKLHEFYALSAPAAATDEAAPTPRGGRRART comes from the coding sequence GTGAGCGCGGCGACCGCGGCAACCGCAGCGAGCGTACCGGTCGAAGCCGCCTTCGCCGCGGTCGTGGGCCTGATCGAGGCGGCGCGCGGGCGCGCCTGGCAGGCCGTCAACACCGAACTGATCGAGCTTTATTGGCGCATCGGCGACTATCTGCACCACAGGATCGAAGCCGACGGCTGGGCGCAGGGCACGGTGGTGCAACTGGCTGCCTACATTGCGCAGCGCGTTCCCGGCCTGCGCGGCTTCTCGCCGCAGAACCTGTGGCGCATGCGCCAGTTCTTCGAGGCGTATCGCGATGATCCAGGACTCTCACCACTGGTGAGAGTCTTGCCCTGGACGCACAACCTCATCATCCTGGGGCAGGCCAAGCGGCCCGAAGAGCGCGAGTTCTATCTGCGCATGGCCGTCGAACAACGCTGGGGCAAGCGCGAACTCGAGCGCCAGCTTCGCCTGGGCGCTTTCGAGCAGGCGGTGCTCGCGCCGCCAAAACTCTCACCGGCGGTGAGACAAACGCATGGCGACCACGTCGCCGGCGCATTCAAGGACGTCTACGCGGTCGAATTCCTGAACCTGCCCGACCCGCACACCGAAGCCGACCTGCACCGCGGCCTGCTGGCCCAGTTGCGCGCCTTCCTCATCGAGCTGGGGCGCGACTTCTGCTTCGTCGGATCCGGATTCCCGCTACAGGTGGGTGGTCGCGACTTCGCGCTCGACCTGCTGTTCTTCCATCGCGGCCTGAATTGCCTGATCGCCATCGAGCTGAAAGTCGACCGCTTCGAGCCCGAACATCTGGGCAAGCTCAACTTCTACCTCGAGGCGCTGGACCGCGACGTGCGCAAGCCGCACGAGAACCCGGCCATCGGTCTGCTGCTGTGCGCGTCGAAGGACAGCGAGGTCGTCGAGTACGCGTTGAGCCGCACGCTCTCGCCGGCATTGGTGGCCGAGTACCGGACGCAGCTGCCCGACAAGCAGATGCTGGCGGCCAAGCTGCACGAGTTCTATGCGCTGAGTGCGCCGGCGGCGGCCACCGACGAGGCTGCGCCGACGCCGCGGGGCGGCAGGAGGGCGAGGACATGA
- a CDS encoding type I restriction-modification system subunit M, with the protein MEPQQLNWIANFIWGIADDVLRDLYVRGKYRDVILPMTVLRRLDAVLEPTKQAVLDMKAALDRAAITNQDQALRQAAGQAFYNTSRFTLRDLKARASQQQLKADFEAYLDGFSPNVQDILENFEFRNQIPRLAKADALGTLIERLLSPDINLSPNPVLGGDGSVRHPGLDNHGMGTVFEELVRRFNEENNEEAGEHWTPRDAVKLMAKLLFLPIADEIESGTYLLYDAACGTGGMLTVAEETLQELASQHGKQVTTHLYGQEINAETYAICKADLLLKGEGDAADNIVGGPEHSTLANDAFPSREFDFMLSNPPYGKSWKSDLERMGGRQGIKDQRFVIEHAGDPEYSLITRSSDGQMLFLANMLSKMKRGTRLGSRIAEVHNGSSLFTGDAGQGESNIRRWIIESDWLEAIVALPLNMFYNTGIATYVWVLTNRKPAHRRGTVQLIDATQWSRPLRKNLGKKNCELSDDDIGRICDAFLRFEETEQSKLFPNAAFGYWKLTVERPLRLKGIDPERAYSPKEIKALKENAERADDAPPVVRKIHRKGTAADLLRGLFETTIAGKPAVVEYEPDPDLRDTEQVPLLEEGGIEAFIRREVLPHAPDAWYVPDSVKTGYEISFTRYFYKPQPLRTLEEIRADILALEKETEGLLGEIVGVQAL; encoded by the coding sequence ATGGAACCGCAACAACTCAACTGGATCGCCAACTTCATCTGGGGCATTGCCGACGACGTTCTGCGGGACCTCTACGTCCGCGGCAAGTACCGCGACGTCATCCTGCCGATGACGGTGCTTCGCCGGCTCGACGCCGTCCTCGAGCCCACCAAGCAGGCCGTGCTCGACATGAAGGCCGCGCTCGACAGGGCGGCGATCACCAATCAGGACCAGGCGCTGCGCCAAGCGGCCGGCCAGGCGTTCTACAACACCTCCCGGTTCACGCTGCGCGACCTCAAGGCCCGCGCCAGCCAGCAGCAGCTCAAGGCCGACTTCGAGGCCTACCTCGACGGCTTCTCGCCGAACGTGCAGGACATCCTCGAGAACTTCGAGTTCCGTAACCAGATCCCGCGGCTCGCCAAGGCCGACGCGCTCGGCACGTTGATCGAAAGGCTGCTTTCGCCGGACATCAACCTCAGCCCCAACCCGGTGCTGGGCGGCGACGGATCGGTCAGGCACCCCGGCCTCGACAACCACGGCATGGGGACGGTGTTCGAGGAGCTGGTCCGACGCTTCAACGAAGAGAACAACGAAGAAGCCGGCGAACACTGGACGCCGCGCGATGCCGTGAAGCTCATGGCGAAGCTGCTCTTCCTGCCGATCGCCGACGAGATCGAATCCGGCACCTACCTCCTGTACGACGCCGCCTGTGGTACGGGTGGCATGCTCACGGTCGCCGAGGAGACGCTTCAGGAGCTTGCCAGCCAGCACGGCAAGCAGGTCACCACGCATCTCTACGGGCAGGAGATCAACGCCGAGACCTACGCCATCTGCAAGGCCGACCTGCTGCTCAAGGGGGAGGGCGACGCGGCGGACAACATCGTCGGCGGCCCGGAGCATTCCACGCTGGCCAACGACGCTTTCCCCTCGCGCGAGTTCGACTTCATGCTCAGCAACCCGCCCTACGGCAAGAGCTGGAAGAGCGACCTCGAGCGCATGGGCGGCAGGCAAGGCATCAAGGACCAGCGCTTCGTCATCGAACACGCGGGCGACCCCGAGTACTCGCTGATCACCCGTTCGAGCGACGGACAGATGCTGTTCCTGGCCAACATGCTCAGCAAGATGAAGCGGGGAACCAGGCTCGGCAGCCGCATCGCCGAAGTGCACAACGGGTCATCGCTGTTCACCGGCGACGCCGGCCAGGGCGAGAGCAACATCCGCCGCTGGATCATCGAGAGCGACTGGCTCGAAGCCATCGTCGCGCTGCCGCTGAACATGTTCTACAACACCGGCATCGCCACCTACGTCTGGGTGCTCACCAACCGCAAGCCGGCGCACCGCCGGGGCACGGTGCAGCTCATCGACGCCACGCAGTGGTCCAGGCCGCTGCGCAAGAACCTGGGCAAGAAGAACTGCGAGCTGTCGGACGACGACATCGGGCGCATCTGCGATGCGTTCCTGAGGTTCGAGGAGACCGAGCAATCGAAGCTCTTTCCGAACGCCGCCTTCGGCTACTGGAAGCTGACCGTGGAGCGCCCGCTGCGCCTGAAGGGCATTGACCCCGAGCGGGCGTATTCGCCGAAGGAGATCAAGGCGCTCAAGGAGAACGCCGAGCGCGCCGACGACGCGCCGCCGGTCGTCCGCAAGATCCACAGGAAGGGCACCGCGGCCGACCTGCTACGAGGATTGTTCGAGACGACGATCGCCGGCAAGCCGGCCGTCGTCGAGTACGAGCCCGACCCCGACCTGCGCGACACCGAGCAGGTGCCGCTGCTGGAGGAAGGCGGCATCGAGGCCTTCATCCGGCGGGAGGTGCTGCCGCACGCGCCCGACGCGTGGTACGTGCCGGACAGCGTCAAGACCGGCTACGAGATCAGCTTCACCCGCTACTTCTACAAGCCGCAGCCGCTGCGCACCTTGGAAGAGATCCGCGCGGACATCCTCGCGCTCGAGAAGGAGACCGAGGGCTTGCTCGGCGAAATTGTTGGCGTGCAGGCGCTGTGA
- a CDS encoding DUF2461 domain-containing protein, protein MFSQATFDFLDELAAHNERSWFAANRERYETLVRTPALAFITAMAPGLRRFAPHFRADPRPTGGSLMRIHRDTRFSRDKRPYKTNIGIQFRHELGKDVHAAAFYVHLASDGCFFGAGCWHPDPALLADIRGRIADQPQRWFAVRDDPRFTAHWALAGDSLSRPPRGYAPDHPAIDDIRRKDFIALAPLSFAEATADCLVELAAQRLAAALPLLDFLCQQADDSGNGNPHA, encoded by the coding sequence ATGTTCAGCCAGGCCACCTTCGACTTCCTCGACGAACTTGCGGCCCACAACGAGCGTTCATGGTTCGCCGCCAACCGGGAGCGCTACGAAACGCTGGTCCGCACGCCAGCTCTGGCTTTCATCACCGCGATGGCGCCCGGGTTGCGGCGCTTCGCCCCGCATTTTCGGGCCGATCCGCGGCCGACCGGCGGGTCACTGATGCGCATCCATCGCGACACGCGCTTCAGCCGCGACAAGCGTCCCTACAAGACCAACATCGGCATCCAGTTTCGCCACGAGCTCGGCAAGGATGTGCATGCCGCGGCTTTCTATGTCCACCTCGCCAGTGATGGCTGCTTCTTCGGTGCCGGTTGCTGGCACCCCGACCCGGCCTTACTCGCCGACATCCGCGGGCGCATCGCCGATCAACCGCAGCGCTGGTTTGCCGTGCGCGACGATCCGCGGTTCACCGCGCACTGGGCGCTCGCCGGCGACAGCCTGAGCCGGCCACCACGCGGTTACGCCCCGGATCATCCGGCGATCGACGACATCCGGCGCAAGGATTTCATCGCGCTGGCACCCCTGTCGTTCGCCGAAGCGACCGCCGATTGCCTGGTCGAGCTTGCCGCGCAACGCCTCGCTGCGGCGCTGCCGCTGCTCGACTTCCTCTGCCAGCAAGCTGACGACTCGGGCAACGGCAATCCGCACGCATGA
- a CDS encoding class I adenylate-forming enzyme family protein, whose protein sequence is MLQLATLINHHAAFRPNELALVFEDERLSWCDFAARVDRCACLLQWLGVRRGDRVATVLANCRELLEIYWAVPAIGAVLVPLSPLLLASGLASLLRDAGAVCVITQRSLAPMLEEVRGELPQLRADRILLVDGASGDFPDYRALLGSCPEGAHSPVPVAQDELFNIMYTSGTTGLPKGIMHSHFVRAMYCTLFAAAWRMRPESVVLHTGAIVFNGAFVTLMPCFYLGARYVLLRQFDAVEAIEVIARERVTHTMMVPAQIIAILNAPNFAPEKLASLEMILSLGAPLYQEHKDQLNRLLPNRFYELYGLTEGFWTILDRTQSLRKSGSVGSPPCFFEMRIVREDGSDAEAGEVGEIVGRGPSLMLGYYGRSDLTDQAIRDGWLYTGDLGYADGEGYLYLVDRKKDMIDSGGVKVYPKDIEEVAARHPAIREVAVFGVAHEKWGETPVAAVLLRTGASATATELRDWINDRVGARYQRVHAVQIMDDFPRNAAGKTLKREMRDGYKKRHDAGR, encoded by the coding sequence ATGCTGCAACTTGCTACGCTGATCAACCACCACGCGGCGTTTCGGCCCAATGAACTGGCCCTCGTCTTTGAGGATGAGCGGCTCAGCTGGTGCGACTTCGCCGCCCGCGTCGATCGCTGCGCCTGTCTGCTGCAGTGGCTCGGCGTGCGCCGCGGCGACCGCGTCGCCACCGTTCTCGCCAACTGCCGCGAGTTGCTCGAGATTTACTGGGCGGTGCCGGCGATCGGCGCCGTCCTCGTACCGCTGAGCCCGCTGCTGCTGGCCTCCGGGCTGGCCAGCCTGCTGCGCGACGCGGGCGCCGTCTGCGTGATCACGCAGCGTTCGCTGGCGCCGATGCTCGAAGAGGTGCGTGGCGAACTGCCGCAACTGCGCGCCGACCGCATCCTGCTGGTGGACGGCGCCAGCGGCGATTTCCCCGACTACCGGGCGCTGCTCGGCAGTTGTCCCGAAGGCGCCCACAGCCCGGTTCCGGTTGCCCAGGACGAACTGTTCAACATCATGTACACCAGTGGCACCACGGGTCTGCCGAAAGGCATCATGCACAGCCATTTCGTGCGCGCGATGTACTGCACGCTGTTTGCCGCTGCCTGGCGGATGCGGCCGGAATCGGTCGTCCTGCACACCGGCGCGATCGTCTTCAACGGTGCCTTCGTCACCCTGATGCCCTGTTTCTATCTCGGCGCGCGCTACGTCCTGCTGCGCCAGTTCGACGCGGTCGAGGCGATCGAGGTCATCGCCCGCGAACGCGTCACGCACACCATGATGGTCCCGGCGCAGATCATCGCCATACTCAACGCGCCGAACTTCGCACCGGAAAAGCTCGCCTCGCTGGAGATGATCCTCTCGCTCGGCGCGCCGCTGTACCAGGAGCACAAGGACCAGCTCAACCGTCTGTTGCCGAACCGCTTCTACGAACTCTACGGCCTGACCGAGGGCTTCTGGACGATTCTCGACCGCACGCAGTCGCTGCGCAAGTCGGGCTCGGTCGGGTCGCCGCCCTGTTTCTTCGAGATGCGCATCGTGCGCGAGGACGGCAGTGATGCCGAAGCCGGCGAAGTCGGCGAGATCGTCGGTCGCGGCCCGTCGCTGATGCTCGGCTACTACGGCCGGTCCGACCTCACCGACCAGGCGATCCGCGACGGCTGGCTGTACACCGGCGACCTCGGCTACGCCGATGGCGAGGGCTACCTCTACCTCGTCGACCGCAAGAAGGACATGATCGACAGTGGCGGCGTCAAAGTCTATCCGAAAGACATCGAGGAGGTCGCCGCTCGCCACCCGGCAATTCGCGAAGTCGCCGTTTTCGGGGTGGCACACGAGAAGTGGGGCGAGACACCGGTCGCCGCCGTCCTCCTGCGTACGGGCGCCAGCGCGACCGCGACCGAGCTGCGCGACTGGATCAACGATCGTGTCGGCGCCCGTTATCAGCGCGTCCACGCCGTGCAGATCATGGATGATTTCCCGCGCAATGCCGCCGGCAAGACGCTCAAGCGGGAGATGCGCGACGGCTACAAAAAGAGACACGACGCCGGCCGGTGA
- the darT gene encoding type II toxin-antitoxin system toxin DNA ADP-ribosyl transferase DarT, with translation MTVPVQPKLYHIAHVDRLPSIVADQCLWCDREVVRRAPTGTTIGMNSIKQRRLNELLLTSHPALFVGDCVPFYFCPRPVMLYLIDQRNHPELAYRGGQGPLVHFEADLHTVVAWADAQPRRWAFALSNAGARYFEDRRDLGQLGEIDWNAVDARDWRQCNDGKQAEFLLEQSFPWHLVERIGVQSRATYTSALNALPAHGHRPPVEVRPEWYY, from the coding sequence ATGACGGTGCCGGTGCAGCCCAAGCTCTACCACATCGCGCACGTGGACCGGCTGCCGTCGATCGTGGCCGACCAGTGCCTCTGGTGCGATCGGGAAGTCGTGCGGCGGGCGCCAACGGGCACCACGATCGGCATGAATAGCATCAAGCAGCGTCGACTGAACGAGCTGCTCTTGACCAGCCATCCGGCACTGTTCGTGGGTGATTGCGTCCCCTTCTACTTCTGCCCGCGGCCGGTCATGCTGTACCTGATCGATCAGCGCAATCACCCGGAGCTCGCCTACCGGGGCGGGCAGGGACCGCTCGTCCACTTCGAGGCCGACCTGCACACCGTGGTCGCCTGGGCCGATGCACAGCCTCGCCGTTGGGCCTTCGCGCTGTCAAACGCGGGTGCGCGCTACTTCGAGGACCGCCGCGACCTCGGTCAGTTGGGCGAGATCGACTGGAACGCCGTGGATGCCCGAGACTGGCGGCAATGCAACGACGGCAAGCAGGCCGAGTTCCTGCTGGAACAGAGCTTCCCCTGGCATCTGGTGGAGCGCATCGGCGTGCAGTCGCGGGCGACCTACACCTCGGCGCTCAACGCCCTGCCGGCGCACGGACACAGGCCACCGGTCGAGGTTCGCCCGGAGTGGTATTACTGA
- a CDS encoding restriction endonuclease subunit S, translating into MIAGLGPYPAMKDSGVPWLGAVPSDWNVQRIKRLFREKDERSGDGNGLLLSLTRARGLLPQAEASNRLASAPDLSKYKVCRPGELVMNRMQAWSGMFAVSEYEGLVSPDYSVFAATERFELRFFEQLFKTPLVVDQFAQASKGVGSGFNRLYTPEFGAIPVAFPPLPEQAAIVRFLDHADRRIRRYIGAKQKLIKLLQEQKQAIIHRAVTRGLDPNVRLKPSGVEWLGDVPEHWEERPAKWFFREVDERSASGDEELLSVSHLTGVTPRSQKSVTMFMAESYVGHKVCRSGDLVINTMWAWMAALGVARQVGLVSPGYGVYRPRRGSPLIGDYADLLLRTRPYVSEYVCRSTGIQSSRLRLYPEQFLRIPVVCPPEAEQRAILESVGSGTAEMAKAIAAALREIQLLQEYRTRLIADVVTGKLDVREAAARLPEDGEEPESLDVTETLGEAEEESSPNDLDAEPEEAEA; encoded by the coding sequence ATGATCGCTGGGCTCGGGCCGTATCCGGCGATGAAGGACTCCGGCGTGCCGTGGCTGGGGGCGGTGCCGAGCGATTGGAATGTGCAGCGCATCAAGAGGCTCTTCCGTGAGAAGGACGAGCGAAGTGGAGATGGCAACGGACTGCTTCTATCGCTGACCCGAGCGCGGGGTCTCCTGCCTCAAGCCGAAGCCTCTAACAGGCTTGCGAGCGCCCCCGACCTGTCGAAGTATAAGGTCTGTCGCCCAGGCGAACTCGTGATGAATCGGATGCAGGCGTGGTCCGGGATGTTTGCTGTGTCGGAGTATGAAGGCCTAGTCAGTCCCGACTACAGCGTTTTCGCTGCAACCGAACGCTTCGAGCTTCGCTTCTTCGAGCAGTTGTTCAAGACCCCCCTCGTCGTCGACCAGTTTGCGCAAGCGTCGAAGGGCGTTGGTAGTGGGTTTAACCGCCTCTACACACCTGAATTCGGTGCTATCCCGGTCGCCTTCCCACCTCTCCCCGAACAAGCCGCCATCGTTCGCTTCCTGGACCACGCGGACCGGCGGATTCGGCGGTACATCGGCGCCAAGCAGAAGCTGATCAAGCTGCTGCAGGAGCAGAAGCAGGCCATCATCCACCGCGCCGTCACCCGCGGCCTCGACCCCAACGTCCGCCTCAAGCCCTCCGGCGTGGAGTGGCTGGGCGATGTGCCGGAGCATTGGGAGGAGAGGCCGGCAAAGTGGTTCTTCCGCGAGGTGGATGAGCGTTCGGCCTCTGGCGACGAGGAGTTGCTCTCCGTTTCCCATCTCACCGGGGTTACGCCACGGAGTCAGAAGAGCGTCACGATGTTCATGGCCGAGTCGTACGTCGGCCACAAAGTGTGCAGATCAGGTGACTTGGTCATAAACACCATGTGGGCGTGGATGGCCGCACTTGGAGTGGCGCGACAGGTTGGACTCGTCAGTCCCGGGTATGGCGTCTATCGGCCTCGGCGGGGTTCGCCTCTGATTGGTGATTACGCAGACCTGCTGCTCCGCACGAGGCCATACGTGAGCGAGTACGTTTGCCGATCCACGGGTATTCAGTCGTCTCGCCTTCGCTTGTACCCGGAGCAGTTTCTGCGGATTCCCGTGGTCTGTCCTCCGGAAGCGGAACAACGAGCGATCTTGGAGAGCGTAGGATCGGGCACGGCCGAGATGGCCAAGGCAATTGCGGCTGCGCTGCGGGAAATCCAGTTGCTTCAGGAATACCGCACCCGCCTCATCGCCGACGTAGTGACGGGCAAGCTGGACGTTCGCGAGGCAGCGGCGCGACTACCGGAGGACGGCGAGGAGCCCGAGTCGCTGGACGTTACCGAAACACTCGGCGAGGCGGAAGAAGAATCCTCACCCAACGACCTTGACGCGGAACCCGAAGAGGCCGAGGCATGA